The nucleotide window CAAGACATCCACCGCTCAAAGACCTGCCGTGTGCCCGCAATGTTCCCCAGCGTCTCCTCCATGTAGACATACTTGTACCACAGCTTATCCACCCGAGGCAAGATCGTCACCGCACGGTCGAGTAAGTTCCTGGCATGGTTGATGTTGCGATTCCGCATCTCCGACTCAATGTACCGAATCCACAGAACCACCGAGGTCGGGCTGACGTCCAGCGCCCGTTCAAAGATTGAGCGCGCCCGGCGGAACTCCTTTTGCTCTAGCTCCCATGCCGCATATCGCATCCAATTGTTCATGTTAATTCGGTTCCGACGCACATAGTCTTCGAATTCTTTTCGCTTGCGGCCCTGATATTCGTGCAGTTCTTCCAGGTCGGCAAAGCGCTGCGTCGGCGCCTGCAATGCGGGCTCCTGCCGGTCCACGGCCTCGCGAAGCAGCTGCTCCGCTGAGATCTGGACGGGCGCCGCGGCCTTGTTCTTGACCCTGGGAGGGCCGCGTGACGACTCCATCGTGGTATAGTTTATGCGACGATAATCGATCGGTAAATGAGGTATAGATCGAGCCGGACAAAGCCACCGAGAGTTCTGGTGTGCGCGTAGGGCTAGAATAAAGCCGGCTCAACTGATAACACGTCCAGAAATCCCAAAACAAAGGCGTTGTGCTGGCGACCGGGCGGTAGTCGAGGTTGATGCTGATTCCAGATTCCGAATGAATGCTGCGATCCAAAGTCGGACAAGCTGCGGTGTTGGTCTCTGGCGCCACCCCCAGCCACCGCGTTGCTGACTCAGCTCGGGCCTGCTAAGCCCAGTCCGTGTGGCGGCGAAACCAAACCTCGAACTTCACCTGCATCTCATCTACGCGGCCTTGCTTCTACTTTGCGGACCTACCCAGCTTGTCTGCTGGTCACGCTGCCGATTACCCATCATGTCAAACGCGGAGGATCTTTTGAGAGATTtcgaggaggacgacgaggatctTCAGGCTGGCGATGGCCTCGAAGAGGAAGCTGTCGATGAGGAGCAGCTGGCACAAGCGCCTGAGCTCACCAACGAGTTTGACGTTGCCTTGTCGACCGCCGACGAACTGACTCGTCTACACAAAGTGCTGCGCGATCACTACTCTATCCGATTTCCTGAGCTCGAGACGCTCGTGACTACCCCGATCGACTACGCGAAAACTGTCGCTATTCTGAAAAATGGCCCGCTCAACGATATCAAGGCTCTGTCGACCTCGCCAGATAACATGGTCGGCGTGCCACTGAGGTCGATCTTGGATGGGCCATCCCTGATGGTTGTGGCCGTGGAGGGTACCACCACCCGAGGCCGGGAGATGACCGAGTCCGAACTCAAGACCGTGATGGATACATGCGAACGGATCCTGAAGCTCGATCGCGAACGTACGGCACTTACAGAGAGCATCCAGTCGCGAATGAGCCAGATCGCTCCCAACTTGGCGGCCTTGATCGGACCGGAGACAGCGGCTCAGTTCTTGAATCAGACCGGAGGTCTGCTTGAGCTAGCGAAGATCCCCGCGTGCAACCTAGCTGCACAGGGCTCGAAGCGGTCGGAGGGACTGGGCTTTGCTACAAATATTGGTATTCGCTCTCAGGGATTTCTGTACAACTCGCCGATTATACAAGGTGTCCCGAACGATCTTAAGCGGCAGGCCATTCGCATCGTCTCTGCCAAGATGGTCCTTGCTACGCGAGCGGACGTCTCCAAGTACAGCCCTGACGGATCGCTCGGCGAAGAGCTGAAGCAGCAGTGTTTCCAGCGTCTGGAAAAACTTACGGAACCCGCGCCGAACTCGGGCGTGAAGGCGCTCCCCGCTCCGGACGACAAGCCGTCCCGTAAGCGAGGTGGACGACGAGCGAGAAAGGCAAAGGAAGCTGTCGCCATGACGGAACTCCGCAAAGCCCAGAATCGGGTTGCCTTTGGTAGGGAGGAGGCAGAAGTCGGATATGGTACCGGAGAGGGAACAGTCGGACTGGGCATGCTTGGCCAACAGAATGATGGGCGGATCCGCGCGACTCAGATCGACCAAAGAACCCGAGCGAAGCTtagcaagaacaacaagggATGGGGTACCGCAACCCCCGTCAGTGGCACATCTACATCTCTCCGTGCATTCGGCTCCAATGCTAGTGGGACGGCCAGTGTGCTTCAGGCGAAAGGGTTGCGGACCTCTGGAGTTGGCACCTCGCTGGGAGGATCAGCCGGTACTGCCAGTACAATTGCCTTCACGCCCGTGCAAGggttggagttggtggatCCTAAGGTACAAGCTGAGTTGAGTCGGAAACgcaaggccgaggaggatcGGTGGTTCAAATCTGGCACATTCACGCAAGTTGGTGGCCAGAGCAGCACAGCGCCTCAAGGGGGGAATGGAGGTTTCAAGGTTCCGGCATTGcctccgaagaagaaggtcgatACAGGCGAGGGTAAGATggcaccgccaccgccgccggTGAAGCAGTAAAGGGGGGTTATTGTGTTTTCAGGATTACGAGCATTCACAAGGCGTTATAACGTGGGATTTGCATGATACCATCAAGAACTGTATGATAGGATTAAACAAAAATACCAGTGCTTAATTATGGTTTAGCTTCTTGGTCATCAGTGGACGGTACTGTGCAAGGTTGCCGAATTCCATGCGAACCAGTGGACAGCTAGCCATGGTTCCAGACGGGATGGTGAAATTTCGCGGGCTGGGGATAGGCAAAGCCCAGCCCACACACCCTGATGGCGCAAGCCCGGAAAATATGCCGTGCTATTGTCTTGAATGTGACAATAACGGGCAAGAACTCAATTCTGCTGGGGGTTGCGCCGAGCAGTGTTTCATAGCacttttctttattctcCATTTGGCACACCGGCTGACCACCGTCCCCTAGCACTTGTAGTTATTGTCCCTGGGCAACATATTATAGAGCCCTAACCAGCCACCGGAGATGTTGTAGTGCAGACCAGTTGCATGTCGCGCACCCGGGGATCCGATGATAAGCATAAAATTAGTAGCCGATGATCATCCAGGCACCCGGGCTCTCAAAATTTGATCATCCAACGAGCAGTGCAACATTCCGGCTGACCGACTCAAGTGTCGGCATATTGCGTGCTTTGAGGGTGATCTGATTGATCTTGGATTTCATCGAGCAGAAGTTGGATCGGGTGGATCTGTATGAGTAGTCTCTCTATTGTCGGGTTTCatttcttcctgttctcTTAAAAGGGCGACGTTCATCCCATCAtacttctttcttgtctttttatttcttctcgCTTTATATTAGTTGCACATATTGTCACTCTTTagcatcaccttccaccTTTTTTGttcctacatacatacaccccTATACACCACTCCATACTACTATTTTACACTACTACCATCATAGACCACCAGCCCTAGACAATACTACTAGAACAATGTCCCCCAGCATAACCTCACCAcgtccctccacccccgaaaCCCAACATCAACGGCTTAattcatcaccaccacccaccaacatcctcctcaaccaccacacccTCCTAACCACCAACCCCGAAGCCTTCAAATTCCAAGCCGCTGCCTCCCTCCAACTTCGTCTCAACCCAACAGTCCCCAATGATTCATCCCTAATACCACCACCTTCAGACACCAACCTCATCATTTCCCCTTACAACAccccacaccacctcctcgACCTTCAGACCCTCAACCCGGCCTCCCAACTCCTCGCCAAAGCCCTGACCCTATTCCACCCCATTCGTCCCGACTACGCCACAGCGCCCTACACCGAGTCCTTTAATTGGGACAGTGTCTTTGGGTTTCTAAGGAAACAAGCGAAAAGCGATGGGTATACTTGGGGCAAGAGACACGAGAATCTATTCTACGTGGTGGTGTTCCGGTCGACGTTGACGGCCGATGCAGATGGGGAGAAGTTGCAtgtgttggatgagatgTCGTTACGGGAGGCGGTGGCGGGGGGTGGATTGTTAAAGTATTGGTTTGGGaatgtggatggggagaggagggggttagCTACTTGTGAGTTCTCTACCCTCTATTTTTTTAGAGTTTACTTAGAATATGTTGTGCTAATAACGAGTGAATGATAGGTGTATGGCGCAGTCGGGAAGATGCAAGAAAAGGAGGGTCGGGACCATGGCATCGACGAGCACGTGGGGCGGCGAGGGAAATGTATGAACGAATTGAGTTCACGACGttgaagttggtggtgggggaggatgaagaagggaattggggatgggagtttggggagtgggtggatgaatAGCTTGATCTTATCATATCATTGAATGGGTGTTCAATTCctaattattaatactgCATGTATCTAGTGAAGAGTTATACCTTTGATCCAAAGAAAGATCAGCAATGAAAATCTCGCTTGCAGCATTTGCTGACCGGAAAACACTACTGAATCCAGAGTGGACAGCCAAAAGGGCAGCATTGCCCGCATAGTGGATTCCCCACCCGCGCATTGTGGCGTTTCCAGAAGAGTATCATTCCACgcggaggtggggaggggggaagttcCACTGGGATTTTGTTCGCCAATCTCCAATCTGCTGACTGTAACATCCCCATTCATATTGCAGCCGATCAAACTTGTCAACAGTCATGGCTTTGCTGTATGGAACGTTCCTCAACGCGGGGCAGACCCTATTCTCCAGATTTAGGATTAGGATACGTCACGACACATGCCCcggatagataaatatatataaccctATACCCCcgaccctcttccctcctatCTTCAGAATAGTAGTACAATCGATACTATCTAGTACTGCTAGTATCAGCACTACTTAAACACAAAATGCCCGGCGTCCTCACCCAAACCCTCGCCGTCAGCGACGGTCCCCTCACCTCCGAAAACGCTGCCCTCCTTCGCCCCTCCGaccccaacctccccctcGACGAGCTCCGCGCCCGCTTCGACGCCGACGGCTATCTCTTTCTCAAAGGAGTCCTTCCCCGCGAAGACGTCCTCGAAGCCCGTCGCCAATACTTCTCCTACCTCTCCCCCACAGGTGTCCTGAAGACAGACAGCGACCCTGTCCACGGCATCTTCAACCCCGACAAGACCCCCGACGACTTCCCCGGCATCGGGGCTGGTGCGGCCGGTGGTAATGGCCGGCCGGGCGGAGAGAGTGCCGCGCAGTTCGTCGATCGCGCCATCGAGGCTCACTA belongs to Aspergillus luchuensis IFO 4308 DNA, chromosome 3, nearly complete sequence and includes:
- the PRP31 gene encoding U4/U6-U5 snRNP complex subunit PRP31 (BUSCO:EOG09264B2X;~COG:A;~EggNog:ENOG410PI6D;~InterPro:IPR012976,IPR027105,IPR002687,IPR019175, IPR036070,IPR029012,IPR042239;~PFAM:PF01798,PF09785;~go_component: GO:0046540 - U4/U6 x U5 tri-snRNP complex [Evidence IEA];~go_process: GO:0000244 - spliceosomal tri-snRNP complex assembly [Evidence IEA];~go_process: GO:0000398 - mRNA splicing, via spliceosome [Evidence IEA]) encodes the protein MSNAEDLLRDFEEDDEDLQAGDGLEEEAVDEEQLAQAPELTNEFDVALSTADELTRLHKVLRDHYSIRFPELETLVTTPIDYAKTVAILKNGPLNDIKALSTSPDNMVGVPLRSILDGPSLMVVAVEGTTTRGREMTESELKTVMDTCERILKLDRERTALTESIQSRMSQIAPNLAALIGPETAAQFLNQTGGLLELAKIPACNLAAQGSKRSEGLGFATNIGIRSQGFLYNSPIIQGVPNDLKRQAIRIVSAKMVLATRADVSKYSPDGSLGEELKQQCFQRLEKLTEPAPNSGVKALPAPDDKPSRKRGGRRARKAKEAVAMTELRKAQNRVAFGREEAEVGYGTGEGTVGLGMLGQQNDGRIRATQIDQRTRAKLSKNNKGWGTATPVSGTSTSLRAFGSNASGTASVLQAKGLRTSGVGTSLGGSAGTASTIAFTPVQGLELVDPKVQAELSRKRKAEEDRWFKSGTFTQVGGQSSTAPQGGNGGFKVPALPPKKKVDTGEGKMAPPPPPVKQ
- a CDS encoding uncharacterized protein (COG:S;~EggNog:ENOG410PQDT) produces the protein MSPSITSPRPSTPETQHQRLNSSPPPTNILLNHHTLLTTNPEAFKFQAAASLQLRLNPTVPNDSSLIPPPSDTNLIISPYNTPHHLLDLQTLNPASQLLAKALTLFHPIRPDYATAPYTESFNWDSVFGFLRKQAKSDGYTWGKRHENLFYVVVFRSTLTADADGEKLHVLDEMSLREAVAGGGLLKYWFGNVDGERRGLATCEFSTLYFFRVYLEYVVLITSE